Within the Feifania hominis genome, the region TCTGATACTCGAGCCGCTTCTGGGCATTGACAAGGCCAACATGGCCGCCCAGAAAAACCTGATTTACACGCGCAGCATCCGCGAGGCGATCGAGAGCGTGCAAAACGGCTCCTGCAACGCCGCGTTTTTGCTCAATGCGACGAGGGTCGACGAGATTGCCGCCGTTGCCTCAGCGGGCGAAAAAATGCCGCAGAAGTCCACTTACTTCTACCCCAAGCTCATCACGGGTCTTGTCATGAACAAAATCATGGACGCGCCGCAGGAGTGACGGCGCAAAGGGGCGGGCCGCTTCACAGCGGCCCGCCCCTTTTTCTCTGCATTTGCGTGGAGGGACAAAATGCAGGGTCAGGCGCGGCGCACTCCCCGGCGCTTTGCGCTTTTCCTCTGTGTCAGAGCCCGATGGCTCACGAGGGTGAAAATGCTCAGCAGAATGGCCGTGCTGGCAGCGATCTGTTTTGCCGACAGGCTCTCCCTGAGCAGCAGCGCGCCGAACGCAATGCTCGCGATCGGCTCAAAGACGCTGAACACCGCCGCCGTACCGGCGCCGAGATGCTCCACCCCTGCCGCGCAGAGGACGGTCGCCAGGACATTGTTCAGCACGGCGATCACCGCCATGACCGGCAGAATCTCCGGCAGCACGCCGAGTGCAAACTCACCCGTGAGCAGGCCGTAGCCGGCCCCCACCGCCGCTGTGATGCAGCACATCCAAAAGGCGACGGCGCTCTTGCTCTCGTGAAGCAGTCCCGAGCGGTCGAGATAGAGAAGCTGAAAGGCCCAGGTGAACACCGAGGCCGCGGCGCAGAGCAGCCCCGCAAGAGCGTCGGCCGTAAAGCGCTCGAAGAACAGTGCCATCGCGCCGGTCGATACGGCCAGCGCCACCGCAGTCACGGGCGGAATTTTCTCATGAAACAGCAGCGCTGAGATGGCGCTCACCGCCGCAGGATACAGAAAGTGTATGGTGGTGACCGTGCCCACCGGGAGAAAGCAGTACGCGAGATTGAGAAGC harbors:
- a CDS encoding DMT family transporter, with the translated sequence MGKRQTLGMICSVASAALFGLCAALTKLATARGASVGVILFARGLLGAAFLLPYGALTRRPVRVSRGSGKKVLLLGLVGTAATLLLLNLAYCFLPVGTVTTIHFLYPAAVSAISALLFHEKIPPVTAVALAVSTGAMALFFERFTADALAGLLCAAASVFTWAFQLLYLDRSGLLHESKSAVAFWMCCITAAVGAGYGLLTGEFALGVLPEILPVMAVIAVLNNVLATVLCAAGVEHLGAGTAAVFSVFEPIASIAFGALLLRESLSAKQIAASTAILLSIFTLVSHRALTQRKSAKRRGVRRA